CGCTGTCAGAATCGTTGACGCTGTGCTCGTTGACGCTGTCAGAATCGCTGTGCAAGTAAGGAACCGGCGAGCAAGGAAACAATCGTCACTAACTATCAGAATCGTTGATGCTGTGCAAGGAAGGAACCGGCGAGCATCTCGTTTTTGATCGGTTTGTTTCGGATCAGAGAGATATAGGTGAGTTGTTAATGCGTTTTATGTCCCGGCGATTCAACGTAGGATGGGTTGTCTTTCGATTTCCACGACGACACGATGTATGGGTTCCATTACAACATATGTTTACCGTGTGTatgtgaatggtgtttttttgtaccgaatggtgttatttttgtatcGAATTGTGTtattttgtactgaatggtgttatactgaatggtgttattcttgtactgaatggtgttattttttactgaatggtgttatattcttgtactgaatggtgttattttttactaaatggtgttatttttgtactgaattgtgttatttttgtactgaatagtgttttttttattttactgctgaatggtgttatattcttgtactgaatggtgtttttttatttactgctgaatggtgttatttttgtgctgaatggtgttatttttgtgctgaatggtgttatattttctgaatggtgttatattttaaaacaccatgtatgaacatactctgaatggtgttatttttatggacggttataagtccttaaatccaggattttctctctccaaatccttaaatcaaggattaccatatttaaatttgttaatgcatttacaatcctacccttttcaattaattttaatctaatggttgagattctttcttacctttctcacacttttggtcttttttacaataactccaccctatatatatatatatatactagccatttacccgcgcgatgcggcgggagttgTAATTTGcaataggatactcgtttacAAAGCCTTGAACAACAAATTATCTTGTACTTTCATCGTTGGTGGGGTGCTTGCGTGATGTGGAGGGAAGCACAACATTTAAGTATTTAGGGATGTGCACAGATCGGTTTCGTTGTGAGCCATAATCAAAACCATGACCGGACATTTGGTTAGCCTTTTTGTATTACCATTTGGTTTCAGTTAACCATAAGtttggttttcatttttttttcaaaggtCGGTTTCGTTTTTGGTTAAAAAGCGAAAATAAAATTAGACTAAAAATTCATTTGAAATTTTCGGTTTGTATAGGTTTAATTGGTTTTGGACTAATTGATGTGGGATTGAAAACTTCATTTGAATTTTCCCTACACTATCAGTATAAAAGCTATATAATTACAATAATAATAGATCTAGGGATGGGTCTGCGACTCGAGGTCAGTCGCAAAATGGGCTTAAGTAGGCTCGTTAATGAGGTTGTAAACAATATAAGGATTAAATTCTACACCAAGAGCGTGAGGCTTCAAATCGGGTTGTTTTTTATATTGTAGACATGTTGTAATTTGCCTTTCAGTATTTGTTTTCGATCTACTTAACTTTAAAAAACCAACCCATTTGACTCATTAGAGAATAAACATTGCCCAAGTTGACCCATTCACCATAAACCAGTCAAAGTTTACCCAAAAGGTACGAAAATAGagttaaaaatgtgaaaaatatttttttttcaaataaatcACCTAAAAAGTAAAAACATTAAGAACATCAGGTAACCCATTTAGTGCCTTAGTGGCAATGCAAGATACCATATCAACCAAGAAACAACATGAAGCCACCTACTGTGCAACTCAAGGGGCAACTGGTTGGCCAACTATTGCTCGATATAGTTGAACGAATTAACATCGATATTGATATTAACGATCAATGCAATGCTTTTGCCAAGTATAAATCAACATTTTGGAACTGATGGTGATAGGCATGCTGCCATCTTACTCGAtttgttatatatttaaaatcaaaacatgtttaaatattcAATTCTGTTGTAATATGTGTTCCTCTTTTTCTTGATCATGTCGGTGTTTGGATTCCTCGGTCATTATCCGGGGACCAAATAAAAGAAGACATTTTGATAATCTGGAAGTGAGGACCAACCAAAATTCTATATTACAGTCCAGAACCTGCATATCAGTAATAAATAATGATTATCATaaaaactaaaacaaaaatatGTGTACTTAAGCAAATATTATTCGGAAAAACTTATAAATCAACATTAAGAAGAGGCTTGATTGTTTTTTTAATCAAAAAACTTTACTATGTTTGGGAATTTTGATATTTCTAGTTGTGTGGTTCTGTGTTGCAATATCAGACTTTTGTTTTTACAACTATGCAGGATTAATCCCCTTGATTCATAGAAACTAACACCTAAACCATTTAGGTCCAATTATGACACCATATTTTCTTATGTCTAAATCTTTCATGACCACATTTGTAACACCATCTTCTAGCGCCTTCTTTCCAGCAGATAGCAAGTAAAGTATAAACTTATctacccgaacacgacccgttcaactcGAATACATATGAACCCAAACACGACCCGATATTCACGGGTTGACACGAACACGGCCCGTTCAACtcgattttttttactttctaaatttttttccgcaaattaatatattaaaatttactaaaaaacacaaatgtatataataaaattacatttaaattAAGAAATCTTATTTTAATATCTCATTTTacaaatgggttaaacgggtcaacccaccAACCCGACCGAGTTGACCCAAACCTGACccatttagctaaacgggttcgtgGGTTCAACTCAAAACTGACCCGACCCcctttagactaaacccaaacccgcaAATTCCGTATTAGCCCCAATTAACGTTTGCATTTTTCATCACTTTACACCCTTCTGTCAGTTGACCGATTGTTTGACCTGTATGTTGTTAACACCCATGAGGGTATTATTGGACGGAAGCGTGTACAGTGACGAACTATGCAAACGTTAATGGGGTGGGTGCAAATTGACATTTACTCAAAAAGAAACTTCATAATATAAAGCGTCACCTGTAAATAATAAACACTTGTTGTTGCTGGCCCGTTTGAAGCATTTGTTGAGCGAGATCATGCAACAACAGGACAACTTTAGCCGGTACAAGAGTTGGTGGACGATAAACAACGGGCCCCTAATTCAGGCCACTGTGTGCTTTTGGCTTTCGGTTATATAAGAAACTATTGAAAAATAAGTAAACTGTTGCAAGAAAGTAATACCACGCGTGTCTCGGGAGTTTCATGCGATATGTGCAGTTGTAGATTAGAGAAACCAAACCGAAATCCACCATATTCAGCAATCGTATCACCCAAGTCAGCAAACAAACACTAATTGAACATGCAGAGGAAATTGCAGGCATACGCCATTGGCTTCACATCGGGATGTGGCTGAACATAGGAATAAGATAGTTAAAAAGAGTTCAAATAATATTAATAGAGATAGAAAATGCAAAAAAAGGACTTACCACTGCTGAAAATGTGAAAATTTTGGGCTCCATTGTGGGGGCCTCAAATCGGATGAAAGCACCCTTGTTGCCCATCTGCAACAAccataattttttatataaataatgtgaaatcaaaccctaaaagttataaggggtgcaaacgagccgagcccgagcttcaccaggctgattaacttatgagagctcaaGCTTGAGCTctggctcgtttactaaacaagcttatttttaggttcgggcTAGGCGAGCTTTTTCTCGGACTCATTTCGAGCTTTTTCTCAAGCAGCTAGCGAACTGCTTGGCTCGTGTGCACCCCACTTATAACAGAACTCCACAAAACATAAAAACCAACATCAAATTACCTGGTCATAGTAGTTTGGAGCAGAGAATATGGTGATGAGTTTACCATCACGTTTGATTTCATAGCCTTCATCTTTGACCTCACGAGATCGCACAACTAAATCTGAAAAAACAAATCACAGATAACAATGAGAACGTGTGAGGTATATGAATTCATATCATCAAAGCACCTAGCTTATTCATTAAACCGTTTTGTTACATCTCCACTAAAAGAGAGCCCTACACCATGCTTGTCCCTCTTCTGTTGCAGTATAGCGAAACAGGGCCTCTGCGAATTCTGCACTATTACCCTGAGCAATAGCTCGCCGTCCAACAACGGCTCCAACTGATCCATGTGGTTCAGATGTTTGATTATTTGATGATGCATCATTTCCGCACCATCAAGCCTGTTTTTCAAACCATAGGCCATGAACTGAACCGTACAATCTGAAACCGGCTAACCCAGTTGATTTGTTTCGGTTTGGGCAGGCCCCTATTTAAACTAATAAGCTCCTACAACCTATATTAACACTAAAAAACATGAAAATGAAACCATAACAGTAAATATGGAAATGCAAATTTCCAACTTACATAATTTCGATAAAGGTAGACATCTGAAGTCGAAACAAATGCTAACTTGGGAGCAACTGCCATGACTTTTTCAACCAAACATTGTAAATATCATCCGCAAAAGCACAAAATGAACCTGAAAAAAAAAGCATAACCACATAGTCCAGAACCTCTTGACTGTTAACTAATATGATAAACGATGATCATAAATACCTCTTTAATGGCATTGCAATGCTCTTTGATTGTGGATATGGCCACGGTTGCAGCTTCTTCATACGGGTATCTGAAATGGTTGTGAAATGCATAACTAATAAAACTGATATCCAACAAAAAATTTAAGATGTGCATTGTGGGTTATTATACATCAACAGCTAATCACTAATTTGGTGCAACTTAATGGACTCACCCAAAAACACCACAAGATATGACAGTAAATGAAATATATTGAATATTGTTCTCTATTGCAACACGCAAGTTGTTCGTGAAAAAAATCAGTAGAGGGTTAGGTAAGACTCTAATGGTGGGTCGGCTAATGGGTCGTTATAAAATTTTGTCCGAGTAAAAATGGGTTCTAACCAAAACAGGCATGGGTTGAAATGGCTCGTTTTTGGAAACCAAATGCATAAATATGGGTCCGCCTGCTACATTGATTTTTATGGTGGCTAGTTGGGTGGCGGACGTGTCGTTGGTGTCGACCAGGGTGCCAACAAAAGTGGTCATGTGTGATGCTATTTGGACACATTTTAAGTTAACAAGATTGCTCATTTTCACTTACTGTATAATTTGAGTATACCCAAATAAACACATAAGCAAACATATCAACCCAAATCAGCCCATTTGTTGAAGAATGGGTCATGATGGTCAGACTATGACTCTCATACTGTTACTAATTTAAATATAACAGGAATGGGAATTTTATGATAAAAAAGATACCTGTCAGTTTTGAAGGAGTAATGGTTTACCTCCTTTACCATATGAGGTTTTAACTTGTATGTATCAAGTCTTTTAACAGCAATGATTAGTCCATTATCAGACGTTGAAGGGGAAACAGTCTTCTTATCAAGCCAACCTCTATATACCTCTCCATAATGTCCGCGACCCAACAACATGTGACTGCTGAAATTTCTAGTGGCATGTTCCATATCTCTGTATGAAAACATTCTAAACGAATGCTCGATACGCCCTTTATGGGTGGATGACAGTGTGTCAGGGTCCCCTACCATAGGAAAAAcaacaaaatatatcatattcaACATGATGTAACAACCAAAAAAAGGTGAGACTATAGTACTCTTAAATCTTGAGTTGACTTCAATGTTGGATGAATGTTTATGCGTATCATTGTTACAATCAGTGCAAACTGCAACATTTAGTAggagacttctcaatctcaatgATTGCAATTCTTTTagtaattgaaaaaaaaaactttttgatCTTTGAACTGCCACTCACATAAATGATTGTTGGTCATCCATGTACTGACAGAAAAGGTTATTTTGTAAGATAAATGTGTCTTGCACTTCATGCTCATCTTCGTTAACTTCCTATGCTTCTTAAATGGACTATCATATACCACTACTCTACTAATGCAAAATAAGTATATTTATAAGATACCGGTTATGAAAGAGCACATGCAAATAATTAAACCCAACCAAATATATCACACAACACTTATGAAGGAATTTGGCTATACCAGAGTTATATCTAGGCCCGAAAAGTAGATACTGCATTTTAACGGTGAACCCCGTTGAACCTGCAGCATGCGCAGAACTGTCAAATTGCTCCTGCAATGCCAATGATTGCTGAAGAGTAACCACAACATCAACCATTGTGGGGCGCTTTTTTCTGGAGCTGTATAAACATCTGATTTCCTAGTTAAGTGCCCGGTCATGGAGTACTCTGGATCTAGATGCCCAAAAGTGCCTTTAAGATCACAGATAGTTGAAATCACTTAATAAATCGAAACAAAACACCTTAAAGAATACCCATAAAGATTAATACGAATAAAAAGTCCAAATCGGCATGATCAACGAGCACTGATTGTGACATGGTTAGGGCTTGGGAATCCATCTTCAACCATCTTAGGGAAAACCTGTACAAGAAACCCAAAGAAGATCTATGGTGAAAACCTGTTCAAATCAACAAATCTTTAAAATAGATAAAAAATAACCACCACCGTCTTCACCAGATGTGAAGGCTAGGGATACATCTTCAACCATCTGCACACAACACCTTCACAGGATGGGGTCATGGATTTGAAATCGAATGAAAGTAACACCCTAGATCTGGTGAAATCCTCACAGATCTGTTCATGAGTCGCTGAGAGAGAGAAGGTTGATGaagttttgtgagatgtgtgagttGTGAGAGAGAAGGGAATGGGCCAGATGTAAGATCCTTCTGAGTAGCAGGCTTGAATCGCCTTGGAGGAAAACCCTAATCCAGATCCAGATCTGGAATCGCGAGAGAGAGGAGCTTCAGCAGGGAATTGGGCgattttgaaatgttttaaaaTGGTGAAACCCTAATGCATCCGGTGTTTTTTTAGTAGAAGGGTACAAGTGGAAAGTGAAGTTTTCTGGTGCTTAAaagacttgtacatcatgctttagaGGTGTTTTAAGGAAATTTTAATGACCTTAAGAAATCCTttggatatgtatattatatatagtatagatatagatatatatatatatatatatatatatatatattatatagggggctgctagaatgaaaaccaccccgagttgtaagaaccgcgagaactacaccccacggagcgccgttcgccatgatttttttacaagtagatgtgtgtattataaacacagccgtaaaaaatcatggcgaacggcgctccgtggggtgtagttttttacaccacaagtttggtgttttttaattttttttcttttttcttttttttttcaccaaacttgtggtgtaaaaaactacaccccacggagcgccgttcgcaatgattttttacggctgtatTTTTAATATAcgcatctacttgtaaaaaaaaatcatggcgaacggcgctccgtggggtgtagttctcgcggttcttacaactcgaggtggttttcattctagcggctccctatatatatatatatatatatatatatatatatatatatatataggattaggttcaaaatCCTAACATATTTAAATCATCATCAGTTACCAACATTTTCGACATCTACAAAACAATTACTTATTTTAAATATGTTAGGATAATCTTAACTTATTTTAATATTGTCATTGTTTTTGGTCATAGTAGCAAGATTCGAATTATAGTTTTAGTCTTTTTTTGGTTGAACTAGAGTTTTCAGTCATCTTTTTTATTATGTATAACTCTTAGCTccgtagtacacatgtgtactactgTGTTCTATACATTCCAACAcgatagtacacatgtgtataatacATGGTATAGTACACATATGACCCGCAACGTTGTTGTCTTAGCTCCGtcgtacacatgtgtataatacATGGTATATTTACAGGATTTACTCTCTTATTATTGGAAATAATTTTCTTTCCTAGTTTTAAATAAGCAAAATAATATAATTACACTTCTAtccttttaattttaataaaacaataaaatataacCTACTAATTACAATCATGCCACCCCTTTAAATAATCAAGATCATATTAATCAGCGGTCAAGatttgttcacgcagttcactcttgggagttTGTTCACGCAACCttacgtgaacaaaatcccaagagtgaactgggtgaactgatctgggccattgatttttatgatcttgagattaaatgagtggcatgatggtaattatttgattaattttttccatttaattaaatacaaaaaaggTATATGtataatttcaatcttaaattgattgcataaatctctcacaaatcaagtaatcaattatcctcttaaattgattgcataaatctctcacaaatcaaatcaaggattaggaaagatgtaacttaattcaattattaaaataattatttgtttaaatacgatgtacacatgtgtattctaaTTTTGCCATCTTTTTagtgcgatgtacacatgtgtatatcgtctgtttttgtgatatctcagaattttttttgtattgaatattGATGTGcacctgtgaattactgtacaaatatgtacgatgctgagtacacatgtgtactgttctatttatatccaagtaaacatgtgtataccgttgaaatatgaaggttacgtggatcttaaaaatcaaaatttgaattctggtgatgaaatctgaaataaaaattaaaattgaaatctggtgatttgttgtttgttttgataattatcttattaataaataaacataatgtggataatgaatttaaattaggaaagatgtaacttaattcaattattaaaatagtgatttaaatctaattttttatgtaattacaatcctacccttaacaactaaaaaggaaatcaagggtccatatctgttcacgcagttcactcttgggaggttgttcacgctggaaccctaccctatatatatatgtatatatatatatagaaaaagtatatcgtacattacggcttaacgtacttcacgtacgagaacgtgcgtgatttgctctataacatgcgtgattaatgttttcaatatgcgtgattattttgtttcaacatgcgtaattttggatttttgagttataacgtgcgtgattttaaaatgaacgtgcgtaattacctgtcgtacgtgatgtacgttaagccgtaatgtatgttaacctcctctctctctctctatatatatataaatgcgAGATTTTTTTTAGAGTTGAAGTCTTATATGAGAAGGGTCTTGCACTTTCCTCGGATGCAAACAATAAATCGAAGTATGTTCAATTattccacaattgaaacacatctTCTTATCAAACCATCGTAGTCTAATATTGTATCCTTCATAATGATTAAACTTATACACAGAAAGATTTTCATATTCGATAAACCATCATCTTCTATCATTGTATCCTTCATAATCATTAACTTGTACATCGAAGGATTTTAACATCTAACTATTTAATAATCATTCTCAAAAACATGTGAGTTACAATGATTTGATGCTTGTGTTGCTCATGATGACTTAATgtaattaaaattttgtttttcatattttgatTATCTTTTACATTTTGATGTTGTTTTTCACAATGTTTTTGTTTTTTAGCTTTAGAAGTTTGGCCTTGAAAAAGATTATTTTGTAATTTCTTTTCAgaaacaatcttttctttttgtttttcaaaaactttaaaagTATCATCATCAACTTCACTAGCATCATTGCTTATACAACCAGAAAATTTTTCTTCACTAACAACAAGGTCTATCTAGTAGTCTCGTTTTTAGTGGCGGACCTAGGAATTTTTCTaagggggtgcggaacatttttaaaaattttaggccccaaggtatataagtaaaaacatcgttcgtatcgggtcgggtcatgtaaaacaaaagaacatcaaactaaatttatataatcatcaaaacaTGTCAAACATTGTTACAAATATAATTAAAACGTCGCattacgggttttcattttttgaaatctatccaaaactaTCATCTAAGCCTACTTTCTTAAGCAACTATTTCTCTATATAACACAGCggcggaactagcccaaaaatttaggggtattccaattttttattttttagacaaggggtatcctttgtatacTGAAAACGAAGTTGCGGgatatttttacactacggaaacGGAGTTAAGGgatatttttacactacggaaacggagttaaggggtatttttacatTACCAGGTCTGATCGTTGTGGTGTATGCGGctataaaaaaaaggaaaaatatcatcactaaaaaaatataagtatataacccaccacaaaaaaaaatatcatcactaacaaaTCATCAAAACGAAGCACATGTCTCCTGTCATCAAAAAATCACTTTCGGTGGGCTACCGGTTCCATCCCaccaaaaatcaaccaaaaaatcatcaaaaaatcaacaaaaaatcattaaaaaaataaccaaaaatcatcaaaaataacaaagaaacttacccatgtTCGATcggtggtggtatggtggctggctgattacggtggtatgCAGCTGCTGATTGTTCACTGTTGTTCTGATCGCTGGCGTGCGTGCAAGGACGATACAGAGAGCGGAAAGAATATGTAAGGGTTTTtggcttgtttattttattttagtttgaaatattgttgatttgttgggtTTGTTTATTGGACTAAGACTTAGTAGTGAGTTAGTTAAATGTATTGGGTATTTGAGTTTAgttatttaggtattaaaagttatataatttaggtagtatttttaaaaaataagagtttactaaaaaaatttaaaatataaattgataacactttttacataaggggtgcggacgaaaaattccaggGGGTGCGCACGAAAAATTTTAAGGGGTGCAGACGagattttcgacggaacttagcactaatttttttttctaggggtgcgcccgcccaccttagGCCACCCTTATGTCCGCCCCTGCTCGTTTTCCTTAGGCACCGATGTGTATGTAGAGGTAATTTATTATACCATACACTTTTTGCCATTCTAATCAGATGATGGATCGTCACCTCAATCGACAAAATCAAGGGAGAAGGCACGAAAACGCATATATCAACACATTCTGAGGGTTCAAAATGGCACATCCAGAAGCACAAGACAACACTAAAGTGTTGAGATAACCATTTCCCTTACTACATGTCTCGCACACAATTTGGTCCAGGAAAATATGAAGATCGGTGGGCAAAAATCACTACATCTTTGTAGCTTTGATGGGTTCCATCGTTAGGATTTTCCCAACTAATGGTAGAAGAAAGAAATTGAACAAAAATAGTGGGAAGAGAATAAAGGAGAAGCCTCATGATTAAGGATATACATGAGAGACAAACCATTTATGCTTTTATTTGCTTtgctttattttgtttattttattatatgaCGGGTGTTTCCAAGTCTTTTGTTTTAGGTTTCTGCTCCATGATTTTATTGCTTGTATGGATAGAGTCGGATAGCGTGCCTAATAATGGTGAGTGTTGGATTTTACAGAATGTATGCGAAAATCAGGCGAGTTTCAGTTTTCTATTCCCTACTTATTTTTGTGCTTATATGTTTCTATTTGTTTATTTCAAACATTAGGGACAATATTTGGTTTAAGCGAGGTATGAGggactttgaaaaaaaaaaacttaaaaaagaaaaaaataaaataatttttttaatatttagccTTCTGT
This is a stretch of genomic DNA from Helianthus annuus cultivar XRQ/B chromosome 16, HanXRQr2.0-SUNRISE, whole genome shotgun sequence. It encodes these proteins:
- the LOC110935878 gene encoding uncharacterized protein LOC110935878, translating into MVDVVVTLQQSLALQEQFDSSAHAAGSTGFTVKMQYLLFGPRYNSGDPDTLSSTHKGRIEHSFRMFSYRDMEHATRNFSSHMLLGRGHYGEVYRGWLDKKTVSPSTSDNGLIIAVKRLDTYKLKPHMVKEVNHYSFKTDRYPYEEAATVAISTIKEHCNAIKEVHFVLLRMIFTMFG